In Mustela nigripes isolate SB6536 chromosome 2, MUSNIG.SB6536, whole genome shotgun sequence, a single window of DNA contains:
- the NCK1 gene encoding cytoplasmic protein NCK1 isoform X1 translates to MDWLNVFKDFFSIGKVKRKHSVPDSASPADDSFVDPGERLYDLNMPAYVKFNYMAEREDELSLIKGTKVIVMEKCSDGWWRGSYNGQVGWFPSNYVTEEGDSPLGDHVGSLSEKLAAVVSNLNTGQVLHVVQALYPFSSSNDEELNFEKGDVMDVIEKPENDPEWWKCRKINGMVGLVPKNYVTIMQNNPLTSGLEPSPPQCDYIRPSLIGKFAGNPWYYGKVTRHQAEMALNERGHEGDFLIRDSESSPNDFSVSLKAQGKNKHFKVQLKETVYCIGQRKFSTMEELVEHYKKAPIFTSEQGEKLYLIKHLS, encoded by the exons GCAttggaaaagtgaaaagaaaacatagtgTGCCAGATTCTGCATCTCCTGCTGATGATAGCTTTGTTGACCCAGGGGAACGTCTCTATGACCTCAATATGCCTGCTTATGTGAAATTTAActacatggcagagagagaggatgaattATCATTGATAAAAGGGACAAAGGTGATCGTCATGGAGAAATGCAGTGATGGGTGGTGGCGGGGTAGCTACAATGGACAAGTTGGATGGTTCCCTTCAAACTATGTAACTGAGGAAGGTGACAGTCCTTTGGGTGACCATGTGGGTTCTCTCTCAGAGAAATTAGCAGCAGTTGTCAGTAACCTAAATACTGGGCAAGTGTTGCATGTGGTACAGGCTCTTTACCCCTTCAGTTCGTCCAATGATGAAGAACTTAATTTTGAGAAAGGAGATGTAATGGATGTTATTGAAAAGCCTGAAAATGACCCTGAATGGTGGAAATGCAGGAAGATCAATGGAATGGTTGGTCTGGTGCCAAAAAACTATGTTACCATTATGCAGAATAATCCATTAACCTCAGGTTTGGAACCATCACCTCCGCAGTGTGATTACATTAGGCCTTCACTTATTGGAAAGTTTGCTGGCAATCCATGGTACTATGGGAAAGTCACCAGGCATCAAGCAGAAATGGCATTAAATGAAAGAGGGCATGAAGGTGATTTCCTCATTCGTGATAGTGAATCTTCG ccaaatgatttctctgtatcGCTAAAAGCACAAGGGAAGAACAAGCATTTCAAAGTCCAGCTAAAAGAGACTGTCTACTGCATTGGGCAGCGTAAATTCAGCACCATGGAAGAACTTGTAGAACATTACAAAAAGGCACCAATTTTTACAAGTGAACAAGGAGAAAAACTGTATCTTATTAAGCATTTGTCATGA